One window of the Rhipicephalus microplus isolate Deutch F79 chromosome 2, USDA_Rmic, whole genome shotgun sequence genome contains the following:
- the FRG1 gene encoding FSHD region gene 1 → MADYSLVRRGKLVLKGRATKKHKSKNKSKQSSSGGDERMESEDTVNHGGWWELKAFEEYTGPIAIEFSPYCYMSSRDDGLFVLGGPHPLGEGPVPEEILTAVKLSDTKIALKSGYGKYLSVQPDGTVVGRSDAIGPLEQWEPVFQDGKVALQASNNCFVTVVDGTDIKANCRSAGSDEMIKVRAVAKADTSKEKDVPEEERGSLGECEVNYVKKFQSFQDRKLRVSQQDRKDLKRARIEGSLHEALLDRRSKMKSDKFCK, encoded by the exons ATGGCTGACTACAGCTTAGTGCGTCGCGGGAAGCTTGTGCTGAAGGGCCGCGCAACGAA GAAGCACAAGAGTAAAAACAAGTCCAAGCAGAGCTCCAGTGGTGGCGACGAAAGGATGGAAAGTGAGGACACCGTCAACCACG GAGGATGGTGGGAGCTGAAGGCGTTCGAAGAGTACACGGGTCCTATAGCCATTGAGTTCAGCCCGTACTGCTACATGTCCTCGCGGGATGATGGGTTGTTCGTTCTTGGTGGTCCTCATCCTCTCG gtgaAGGCCCAGTTCCAGAAGAAATATTAACAGCTGTCAAACTCTCTGACACAAAGATAGCCTTGAAATCTGGCTATGGGAAGTACCTTTCTGTCCAGCCAGATGGTACAGTTGTGGGGCGGTCAGATGCCATAGGCCCACTTGAGCAGTGGGAACCAGTCTTTCAAGAT GGCAAAGTAGCCCTTCAAGCCAGCAATAACTGCTTCGTCACAGTAGTGGATGGTACAGACATAAAAGCCAATTGCCGTTCAGCAGGCAGCGATGAAATGATTAAG GTCCGTGCTGTGGCTAAAGCCGATACATCAAAGGAAAAAGATGTTCCCGAAGAGGAGAGAGGGTCCTTGGGAGAATGTGAAGTAAATTATGT GAAAAAGTTCCAGAGCTTCCAAGATAGAAAACTCCGTGTGAGTCAGCAAGACCGAAAGGACCTGAAAAGAGCCAGAATCGAGGGTTCTCTCCACGAAGCTTTGTTGGATCGACGATCGAAAATGAAATCTGACAAGTTTTGTAAATAA